The sequence gaaaaacattaaaaagattaaatgatttaaaaagtaacaacaatttcgacctattaggagagtcacctaataggtcaacattaaagtcaccacacactattacttcctttttactattggaagctaaccttagaacatcctccatgacagtctcaaaggtaataaaatcaccagtaggtggcctgtaggtacatactattgtatacttattaagctctgcacatgaaatttctatatggtgtttaacagaaagagcaactatatcctttcgttctttacatttacaattttctttaagaaatataagtgacccACCATGCTCGTTGatatttctgttaaaacagcttataagtttgtaattttttaattggaacatcattttattctcgtctaaccaatgttctgtgatacataaacaatcaatgttaaatttttccgaaaatagttctatttctaacaatttagaagaaatactctgaatattctgatgtaccaatttaaattcattcttaaatgtcttgtccttcgatagttttgagccgagagagcagtgaactgaatcaatctttatatcaacgctatgatgctctcccgttgtctgaaaatctaatttaaatctactgtactattttcagtattactactgacggtgtcaatagggacacaagttttcttcgttataatgcttataactgagttaataagaggagctacttctgtagctaaacgtcgtttctgatttaaggacagaaataaactgtcccaggtcaacttaaaattatctacatacaaattagtatcaaagaaattgatacagtcagatttataacacgcattgtacatatttttatttaggctacatgtcatataattgtatttgtcaGCACAATTATTTGTTACAACCAATAATGATAAGATAATACAAACACCATTAGTCGAAGTTCTCCCTTATGATACCAACTCagaacaaataaacaacattaaTTGTTTATCTAGGGATAACAATATACAAACCCCAAACTCATtagataaacaaaacaaagttcTCAACCTCATTAGGAAAGAACATTTAAATCAAGAAGAAAGAGAGTCATTAGATAAGATAATTCGTGAATACTTCGATATCTTTTTCCTAGAAGGAGACTCATTGACGTTCACTAATCATACAAAGCATTCTATTCCCACGACTAGTGATCATCCTATTCATACTAAGACTTATCGATTTCCACAAGTACATGAAAAGGAAGTGCGAACTCAAATCCAAAACATGttagaacaaaatattattcaacCTAGTTCATCACCTTGGAGTAGCCCTATCTGGGTCGTACCAAAGAAATTAGATGCCTCTGGTAAACAAAAATGGCGATTAGTTATTGACTACCGTAAACTCAATGATATAACAATAGGAGACAGCTACCCTTTACCTAACATATCCGACATCCTAGATAAATTAGGTCATTCACAATACTTTACAACCCTAGATTTAGCATCTGGCTTTCATCAACTTGAAGTAAATCCTAAGGATATACCTAAAACAGCCTTTAGCACGCCCTATGGTCACTATGAATATAAAAGAATGCCAATCGGTTTGAAAAATGCCCCGGCAACTTTCCAACGGGTAATGGATTCTGTGCTTAGTGGCCTACAAGGCGAACGGTGTTTTGTCTACTTAGATGACATAGTAGTTTTTGCTTCCAGTCTTCAAGAACACGAACAGAAGTTGCACGAAGTATTTTCAAGGCTACGAAAATATAGTTTAAAGGTTCAGCCTGATAAATGTGAATTCCTCAGGCGTGAAGTAGCATATCTAGGTCACATAATTTCCAACGAAGGTGTCAAACCCAATCCTATCAAAGTAGAAGCTGTTCAAAATTTCCCAACTCCTAAAAATTGCAAAGATATAAAAGCTTTTCTAGGTTTGACCGGTTATTATCGACGTTTTATTGCCAATTTTAGTAAACTAACTAAACCTCTTACAAGTTTACTTAAGAAAGACGTTCCATTCATATGGGGAACGGCACAACAACAAGTTAACGCCTTCTTACTAACCCGCCTATTCTACAATATCCAGACTTCAGTAAAGAATTCATACTCACCACAGACGCCTCATTACATGCGATAGGATCTGTGCTATCTCAGGGAGAAATAGGAAAAGATCTACCCATAGCGTACGCCTCACGTACCTTAAATAAGGCAGAAAGTAACTATTCAACTATAGAACGTGAACTACTAGCAATTGTATGGGCGGTCAAGCACTTCCGACCATACTTATTTGGTAGAAAGTTCAAGATAGTCACAGATCACAAACCTCTCATGTGGCTCTTTTCTATTAAAGACCCAGGAAGTCGATTGGTTAGATGGCGTCTTAGCCTCGAACAGTATGAATACGAAATCGTGTACAAAGCAGGAAAGTATAACACTAATGCTGATGCCTTATCGAGACCTCCAATACATAACAATAATGCTGATGCCTTATCGAAACCCCCAGTATTAGCTGTCAACGAAGCAAATGATTCTGACATACTTCAGCTTAATTATGAACATTTTTCTAGAAACCCACCAACCACATATGATACCCCTAAACTCAAGTTCACTCCCGATAACTTACTggacaaaaaacataagaATGTTTTCATTCCTATTTCAAGTATATTATCCGAAAATAACTACTTCTCCGTTGAAGCAATAAATCTCTGTTCTCAAGTAGGACCATACTTAGAAAAACCAAAAACCCTCTATCAAGTTGACACACTTGTTTCTAACTATAAACAAAACTTATACTTATCTGTCACTCGACCAAGCCACTATGATCCATGGGACGCTGAAAGCTATTTCAAGTGCCTCTTAGCATgcttacaatataataaatgtaatgcATTATATGTCCCAGATCTCAAAAACGATAAAACTTGCAAGATGCTAGGAAACCAGCAATATCACATCTCTGCATACTTAGCGGATCTTTACGACacagaaataattatttgcgAAAACAAAATATCAGAACCAACCCGTGAAGAGATACCTAATATTCTCAAAACCTATCACGATGAACCATTGTCGGGTCATCGTGGATTAGTAGAAACTACAAGGAAAATACGCAATGAATATTACTGGAAAGGTATGACTAaagatattaaaaattatattgaatCTTGTTCTATTTGCCaacgaaataaaatacaaagaaaaacattccAAGCCCCAATGGTTATCACCTCACAATCTACAGAACCATTCGAACGAGTTTCTATGGACTTAGTTTCCTACTCTGACGTATCAGATCAATCCAATAGGTATATTCTCACCCTACAAGATGAACTTACAAGATATGTTCAAGCATACCCTATTCCCGATAAAGAAGCAACTACAGTTGCCAAACAATTGATTCACTTTTGCCAACATTATGGAGTTCCCAAGCGATTTCATTCCGATCAAGGAACAGAGTTCATGAATAGCACTATGAAACAACTCATGAAACTTCTCGGAGCCAATCACACATTTAACACGGCCTATCACCCTCAAACTAACGGTGCCCTAGAGAGATTCCATGCCACATTACGCGACCATATCCGCATGTATCACAACCgcaaaatgaaaaactggGACCAAATAATACCCTTTGCTGTAATGTGTCACAATACCTCTCTTAACCAATCCACAAACTTTACCCCACATGAACTTCTGTTTGGTTATAAACCACGACCTTTTTACTCTCTAAAAGAAATACCCGATTACACTGCTAACGATTATCTTAAGGATCTTAACGAACGATTGCGAATCTCTAGAGAAACCGCTTTAAAAAACATTGAAGACATGAAACAAAAGGCAAAACAACGTTATGATAGtcagattaaaaatatagctaAATATAATATCGGAGACAAAGTTATGCTCAGAATCCCTAATCCTAATAACTTAGACTCAAAATGGGACGGACCATATGAAGTCGTGCGAATAGgatttaatgaaaattatatgataaaaaaatcggGTAAAACACAGCTAGTGCATGCAAATCGTCTACGACCCTTGCATGACTCACAACCATCAATATCTGGTATAGTCCATCATTAGTATTTTTCTAGCCGTGTGGTGACCGGCAGAGTAGAATAGCACCAACCCTATACTCAGGGTGTCGTACAAGGCGACTAGCGAGTCATTAGTAGTACTTAGtatatcaaattaaataataatattagtaattaaattattgaattaGTAAAATTCAATTTTCTTTACAGGGTGTCTCATCAAGCAATGGCGCATcccttgccacaaaataattctttcaacgatatatttaacaatccttatattagttttattatttgctcTCTTATTAAATTCCTTTTCTACATCCTACTCTAcaaactatatatttttacaaaatcctattttaaacgtaaaaaccggccaagtgcgagtcgggctcgcgcacaaagggttccgtagcagcaaatataatattacagttaaatcaacctatctcaaaaactataagagatactttgatcaaaccaaaaatcgttgaaagagttaattagcatgcatcacctctattttttttagaattttataccccgtagttataaaaatagagggggggggacatactttttacgactttgagagctgatatctcaaaaaccgttcactttaagaaaaatgttttttagaaaactttatatcattttaaaagacctttccattgataccccacacgggtatgtacatcgaaaaaaaaaatttcatccctcagttacatgtatggggggccccacccccaattcttttttttactatttagtgtcatatttttgtagcggttcatacaacacatattcccatcaaatttcatcactgtagtacttatagtttccgagtaaatcggctgtgacagacggacagacggacagacggacatgacgaaactataagggttccgtttttgccattttggctacggaaccctaaaaatgatGAATCAAATTCTAATTAACATAAGAATTCCGTCGTTACAGGTATTCCACAACTTTTGTTGTCGGAGAAAACCTAACTAAATCATTACCCTCTAATTCGGGTCTCTACTTTCAAGAAGAAGATGAAATCACTATTGCCGAAGGATCATGGAAATTAGTTATTTATCGAAACCTAGAACCTCTTTTCCTTACCAAAGAATCACTCTTACGTCTAACTAACAAATATTACTCACTTACTAATAAGTATCCTGAACTCGCCCAGACACATCTTACAACttcgtttataaatattaacctAGAAAAAATTAACTCGCGTCTCGCTGAATTAACTTCCTATTCAGAAACTTTTACTAGAAAGAAACGAGAAATATTCGACGGTCTTGGTACGGTCTTGAAATGGTTGATTGGAACCCCCGATGCTAAAGATGCCCAACACTTTGATAAATGTATTAATCTACTAGAAAAACATGAAATTGAAACTTCCGAAATCCTTCAACAACAACTTCAGATCGTCTCCTCTACAGTAACAAACTTCAATGAaactattttcaaaatatcttaCGATGAACACATTATTAATGAAAACCTAGACAGATTAAGTAATTacctaaacaaaacaaacaaaatcctatttgatttaaaaataatagaagaaattaattcaatttcaaTGCAAATCTTAGAGTCGGTAATATCTCTAGAACAAGAGATAGATGACATCCTCATGAGTATATTGTTTGTTAAATCGGAAATCGTCCATCCTTCAATAATATCAACAACAAGATTATACCGAGAGCTGTTATCCTCTAGTCACATGAGATCTGACAAAAGTTTAGTTCTCCCTATTACTATGTCAAATATTCACAAGATATTAGATTCATCTTCTCTTACTTCATATATATACATGAATAGATTAACTTATGTTATCGAATTCCCTCTTataaaaaatgataaattCATTATATATCATTTATATTCTATTCCTATCAAACACCCTAACACATCCCTATACTCCACCATCCTTCCCGAGCAAACATACCTTGCCACAAGTTCCACGCAACAACAGTATGTCACCATCAATTCTCTGGATCAATGCAAGCTCTACGCACCTGGGAAGCGAGTGTGCAACCGTGTTCCAGTCTACAACTACAATACTCGTCCGATCTGCGAAATGGCTATTCTACTAAGCTATACCCACAACCCACAACCTTCCGAACATATGTGAAGTCACAACCTTTTCTGCCAGTATTAACACATTCCAAAGAATATCTGCAAATAAATGGATATATATCCTCAACCGCAAAACACCATGTGTCCTACAGTGTGGAGATCAGACATCACACCATGAGTTAAACGATGCCGGTATCCTAAGTCTACAGGAAGGATGCAAGCTCTTCTCTACATTCATAACTCTTACAACAACCAAAGAGGAATCAATGAACATAACTCATCCTGTAGTAACAGTTGACATTTCCGCGAATTGTCTGACAGATGTTGAGAACATCCCACCAACTCCAGAACTGTTACCAATCAGAATAAATAATGTCCCATTAGAAAATCTTCAATCCATGAAAGATGAACTCAAACAGTATTCAAACAAACTGAAAAACCTCAACGAGAAATCATTTATAGAAAGACACACatcaaaattttcaattttcaattatttcaTTGGAATAGCCCTACTAGCATTCctaatatataaattatgccCGCACAGATTATGGCGAAGAGGGCCAACCCCAGATCATGGTTGTATCCAAATATTTAACAACTGCTTTGATAGATCGAGACGAAGAACGCACATAGCCGTGCCCATGGCTTCCATGAACACTACTATGACCTCTGAATCCGAAGATTCCGAAGGCGAGCAGCAAAGATCGGCCAAACCGGCCCAATCTTTGTTCTAAGGGGGGAGgtgttatataatataatagactACCTACTTCGAATACTTTAGTGATTAGTGATAGTGATAAGTGTTCCTAGACCTTAAACCCATTAGTAATAAGCTTGTTTACTcattagataattttattattgtttactaTTCCCATGATGTCTTGTTAACCCATTagataataagtatttactaTTCCCATGTTCTCTTAGGATATAAGCTGGCTcaaatcattattatattcattccATATCTAGACTCCAAACTCTCTTATTCTATTTCCTGTATTTCCTGTATAATtgtgtaattaataaaatagtttaaaaaaaaaacaagtaacGTCATTTACTTCGTAACAAGCTATACCCTCagcaaaagttgaaatttacaagcaAAATCCATTCAAATCAAAGGATTCATAAACATTTcaaatagctgtaactttaggCGGGTAGGACATTAACCAGCataatatctatatatattctaaaagggcaTTCAAAAATCTAGAACTTCTTTTCTATTCACCTTTTTCGTTTATGAATCGGTTTAGAAAATtcgatgcaatgtttatgaatcttttgaattgaattgattttgcttgtaaatttcaacttttgccGAGGGTATAGCTCGAAAACAGTTTGGAattagaaaaatacatatgaaataaaagttttagataattttaagaactacatattattagttgaaaatatttctctccgatgcaccgttttcgagatataagcgaaaaaccaaaaattcctACCTTTAACCCCCGCTCCTCCCCCCGCTcttcacctaggagtcaggacttttgatatgttaacaacctaagccccctgaacaagtttctgaaggaatcgtttagttacctgctcacgcactctacaaatcattccttgactggactacTGGTGCAATTAACATCGTcggtcaaaataaaaacaattgaaCGATTTATCAATATACCTTCATCATATTACAATATTACAAAACAGTTCAGGGACTTTAAATAAAAGAACTTATAACGATAACTCATTCATTTTTAATGTGTTAATTTATGAAACATTTGAAAGACGACCCAATATCATATTTATCTAGATAGCGTGACTTCACTGATTACTAATAattgtaagtaattattatttatacagatTAATTATCACGTCTCAGTCTGCCTCCTCTTTGATTTCTAAATAGGCActacgaataaataaatttaccaCACAGAAAAACactgaaaaatgaaaaaaatatattattattaactcaTACTCATAGccgagttttttttaaagtaacaaATAGGTAGCCATACTCAAATTTAATAGAAACGTATTAaagtttattgatatttttgaacattataatgatttatacgGCCATACAACTATGCTGACCACACACCAATCCTGTTATTTGCATGTATGCTAATATCAAACCGCTCAAAATTACTTGGAGGACTTGTAGGTACCCAAAACTGTGAATACTACACCAATACTCCGCTATCTCAGAAGGTAGTAAACTATGTTGTTTACTGGGGACACAGTCTTACAGTCTTAAGGTCAGCCAGAGAGCAAGTGTAGGTTTGTTTTTACCGATCGAGGAGTGAAAATCAACTCAAATTCGAATAGCGCGGAGCTAGTGCAGATTCTATACCACAAGGTGGCGACTCTCCCGCGCCATGCCATACAAATAcgtgtttttttctttttttccttAGTTTCATTTCAGAACAGAATGGGATGGCATACCAGCTAGAAGAAGCATGCCCACGGCCCAGAGCCACTCGAGAGCCACCAAGGCCACCACCATCAACACCAGCAGCACAGCCACGAGCACCCATAAAAATATCTCATATATTTTCACTATTAACTTTATGTACTGGAAGAGGAGAAACGTGTCAGGTTGGAAGTGTATGAACTTTCGGCCATTCAgcactaaaagtcgcataacttttaaaCGGCTTAGCCGATTCTGTTAAAATAAGGGTTAGGACACTCGGGGTAAAATTACCTAAAGCTGCGTAAAGACCgccccaacgaacgcccaacgatggatatctatcatacataatacagggccgattgcagcaacgaaaaCCGTtggttggcgttcgtttggccggtctgtacgcagcttaaccCATATAATATGCCCAGAGGTTCGTTAACGACCCACTTAAGTTTTTTGCATATTTGCACTTAGACTCTGAATCTTAAAGATATCCCAAAGTAAAACAACTTGATGTTAAAACTTGTTCTGGGCATATATGGGCTAAGGATGACCCAAAAATATGCTATCACACACAATAGGGAATATACATGTGAAAggtcaaataaaggtcaaatattatttgaaacgTGACGGAATTTCTTAAAGCATTTGTGGTGATatgtcaatctcagaataatgtaTGCCCATAGAACAGAACGTCGGCGCGACTGGCgagactcattattctgagccctTAAACGAAAGTAATGATGTCACACCTCTTCACACAAAGTTTTGGACGTTTATAGTGGACGtgtctttttttttcaatctcttttatttaagtaacttTTGTCACTAGGTGTGGATGACAGTCCCATCGTACCCTCTAATTAACAtacataaacacaaaacaataaactaaaaactaagaatgaaacttaaaataatatagaaaTTTGGCTGCTTCTGACCATGGCTCAGCCAATATACTTTGGAAAACTCCAACTTCGATTCtattaatattaaacttaTCAACTAACTGTGCCGCCGACTGCAAGTCCATTAGGAAATGGTATACGTCATCTTCTACTCCACATTCATCACATTTGGGTGAAGTAACTTTTCCCATCAAGAATCCGAATTTATTTAATGGAATATGTCCAGAACGAAGTCGGAGAGCCATCACAATTTGTTGTCTGTTTAATCGACTTGAACTAAACTAAGGTATTCGAGGGGGCTCACACACTATACTTCGGTACCAAATTCCCTTTTCTTTGGATATCTTGTTGAAGTATTCTCTCCAATTATCACGTATGAATTGCCAATATTTGGCTAATACTTCAGACCAACTTGCTACAACTTCAACATCATTACCGTCTTTAATTGCTTTCTTAGCAAGCCTGTCAGCCTCCTCGTTACCTTGTAATCCAACATGCGAAGGAATCCATTGTAACATAACTTTTATGCCCCTTTTACACAAATTCATTAATTTTGATATAATTTCTTATAAGCAATTGCCAAACCTCTTTCCCCTGAAACACATCTAATAATATGTTGGAGAGAACTCTTACTATCAgttaatattacaattttacagaaattattttattcagccTCATCATCATTTATAGCCAAAAGTTCAACTGACATAACAGAAACACAGGAATTAATTCTAAATAGACCCTGGACCTTAGAATTTGGATTGAAGAATGAAGCTCCTCTGCCTGCACTATCTTTGGAACCGTCAGTGTAAACAGAATGCCATCCGTCATATTTAAGATTTAACTCCTGCAAAACTATATTCTTAAGATGGTTAACttcatattatgtacattttgCCTCACTTATACTGTCTATATTTggtttaataaactttttgaTATCTATAGATGACATCCATGTATCTAAGCTGAAATTTTCTAAGGGAACAGCCGAAGCAATATTTTCTGAACCAGTCTCTATGAAAGTATCTGCTAgcaaaggtttttttttcctagACCAAAAGTTATTATGCAAATGCAGAGCCAATTCGGAAAGATACTTGACAGTAAGATTTCCTTCAAACGAACGAgactttaaaatatatttaaacgcTAAGTATTTCCGTCTTAAAATAAGTGGAGAAATGCATAGGTCACTTTTTATGGCATATACAGGAGTAGATCTGACGTAACCACCCACGATTCTCATTGCtccattttgtaataaatccAATTTCTTCACATTTGTTTTGGCGCTATTATCGTATAAAAAACTCCCGTAATCAATCCTACTCCGAATTAGTGATAAATATAATCTACGTAAATGTTGGAGATGAACGCCCCAACCCAACCCAGATAAGACTTTAAATATCTGCAAAAACTTACAGGACTTTTCATAACAttctttcataaataaataaataaatatgttttgtcCATCGAAGAGAAGATGAGACAACATCGAATAGGAAATATTATCATTGCCAGGGGCAGAATACTTTAGCTTAAGACTATTCTCCGATTCAACAATAGTGAATTCACTTTCTAACAATTCATTTGAAGAGATAAAACAGgg is a genomic window of Plutella xylostella chromosome 18, ilPluXylo3.1, whole genome shotgun sequence containing:
- the LOC119692740 gene encoding uncharacterized protein LOC119692740, whose product is MCPRIPHCGCTSVRIGCLIYGYLNIGYSLASIIFFAVGSSAHQMGGIGGMVSNTVVHIILVVGLHMYIKLIVKIYEIFLWVLVAVLLVLMVVALVALEWLWAVGMLLLAVFFCVVNLFIRSAYLEIKEEAD